The Papaver somniferum cultivar HN1 chromosome 3, ASM357369v1, whole genome shotgun sequence genome includes a region encoding these proteins:
- the LOC113359720 gene encoding protein ASPARTIC PROTEASE IN GUARD CELL 2-like, with protein sequence MAPSCSVFTFLVLSFFFLPVSNAQPSSSSRPGGLVFPVNRDSSTLQYVTKLSLGKIPINVVVDLGRKSSWIYSSAGCASTSISGVVTAQSNNLKNGEWVSGPNVTARGISVGCEKNASVLRGLAKGAKGIVGLGRSSSSLASQFSAAFRFPKKFALELKSTTIEGSLYFGDGPYTSQNFRQPLTYTPLLTNYFFPSDYFIDVKSIDMDGSNVTINKGLLSINKSNGVGGTKFSTLVPYTTMETSIYKAFTSVYIKTAKARGMSTIAPVAPFTVCFNGSTIETRPDGFLVPEIFLRLPNNVAWIMTGPNNSPLMFIKENVYCLPFVNGGSKSKTSIVIGGHQMEFSILEFDIAKSRVGYSPPIQV encoded by the coding sequence ATGGCTCCTTCTTGCTCCGTTTTCACGTTTCTTGTTCTTAGTTTCTTCTTTCTCCCTGTTTCCAATgctcaaccttcttcttcttcccggcCTGGGGGTCTTGTTTTTCCTGTCAACAGAGATTCATCTACTCTCCAGTATGTCACCAAGCTCAGCCTAGGAAAAATCCCCATAAACGTAGTCGTTGATCTCGGTCGTAAATCCTCCTGGATCTATTCTAGTGCTGGTTGTGCATCTACTTCGATTTCAGGCGTCGTAACAGCTCAATCAAACAATTTGAAAAATGGGGAATGGGTCTCAGGTCCAAATGTTACGGCTCGTGGGATTTCAGTCGGTTGTGAAAAGAATGCTAGTGTCTTACGAGGACTTGCAAAGGGTGCCAAAGGAATTGTTGGTCTCGGACGATCAAGTTCTTCTTTGGCTTCACAATTTTCAGCTGCATTTCGGTTCCCTAAAAAATTTGCTTTGGAGTTAAAATCAACAACTATCGAAGGTTCTCTGTACTTCGGGGATGGTCCTTACACTAGCCAAAACTTCAGGCAGCCATTAACTTACACCCCACTTCTCACCAACTATTTTTTTCCTAGCGACTATTTCATTGACGTGAAATCAATCGACATGGACGGTTCAAATGTCACAATAAACAAAGGATTATTGTCCATCAACAAGAGCAATGGAGTTGGAGGAACTAAATTTAGCACGTTAGTTCCTTACACTACTATGGAGACGTCAATATACAAGGCCTTCACAAGTGTGTATATTAAGACAGCTAAAGCCAGGGGTATGTCTACAATTGCACCCGTTGCACCTTTCACTGTTTGTTTTAATGGATCGACAATAGAAACTAGACCAGATGGATTTCTTGTGCCAGAGATCTTTCTTCGCTTGCCCAACAATGTAGCTTGGATCATGACTGGACCAAATAACTCTCCTTTGATGTTTATCAAGGAAAATGTATATTGTTTGCCATTTGTGAACGGAGgttcaaagtcgaagacttcgaTTGTTATTGGTGGTCATCAGATGGAATTTAGTATCCTAGAATTTGATATTGCAAAATCAAGAGTAGGGTACAGTCCACCAATTCAAGTTTGA